The Miscanthus floridulus cultivar M001 chromosome 7, ASM1932011v1, whole genome shotgun sequence genome includes a region encoding these proteins:
- the LOC136465492 gene encoding uncharacterized protein, producing MGPPAARWPAMHAHARQAPQLLASLRLPARSPACARPGRHHAGRGSRRRVVARPRRPRRRVGRASAQASRRHRAAAPPRRPLVQAAPPPRPRASYAPRSRRPLRRARLSSLAPAEPPRPPAPATLVCAHPSAAASSCPHGRMRSLSSSFCDSGVR from the coding sequence ATGGGCCCGCCTGCCGCGCGCTGGCCCGCCATGCACGCGCACGCTCGCCAGGCGCCGCAGCTGCTCGCCAGCCTGCGCTTGCCCGCGCGCTCGCCGGCCTGCGCTCGCCCGGGCCGCCATCACGCAGGTCGCGGCTCACGCCGTCGCGTGGTCGCGCGGCCGCGTAGGCCACGCCGCCGAGTAGGCCGCGCCTCTGCCCAGGCCTCGCGCCGTCACCGtgcagccgcgccgccgcgcaggCCGCTTGTCCAGGCCGCTCCTCCGCCTAGGCCACGGGCGTCGTACGCCCCTCGCTCGCGCCGGCCGCTCCGCCGTGCCCGGCTCAGCTCGCTCGCGCCGGCCGAACCGCCGCGCCCACCTGCGCCGGCCACTCTCGTCTGCGCTCACCCGTCGGCCGCCGCGAGCTCTTGCCCGCACGGCCGCATGCgatctctctcttcttctttttgcgACTCCGGCGTGCGTTAG